A segment of the Hyperolius riggenbachi isolate aHypRig1 chromosome 8, aHypRig1.pri, whole genome shotgun sequence genome:
gaaaatactgttaaatgaggaaaaaaaatggcataaaaaagttgtgttctttttttgtgtgtttttcaagTTTTTCGCAAATTTGTGCAGTAAAATATAGATTTTCCATGTTTTCGCAGTAAAAATTTGTgcggtaaaaatattgttttcccaCGTTTTTGCGGTAAAAACATTGAGTTTTCGCAAAAACGTGAaaatgcaatttttgcagaaaattttctcgaaatcaaaaatagcattttcgatgtgaaaatgactttggcaaatatttgcaagcaacactgctcctCATTAGTCCAAGTCATGATATAGCCATAGAGAAATGCAAGGCTTCCACTAGCCAGTTTTACAAGGTCTCCAAGCATAGAATACAGCCTGGCTGGTTGGAGATGGCATTGCAATCGATGTACTCCTGAATATTAGATACATTCAGAAATCTCTTACAGTGAGGAAAACTGTATCCCCTTTGCTTACAGTCACACTGAATCCTGAAAAAAGAATGTTTTCTCACTCTTATCAACTGCAATTAGTGATCAAAGGGCAGTTGGGGAATCTGTGTGACAGTGCTGCATGTAACTGATAAGCTTCTGAGCAAAGTGAAACAcagtctattaaccacttgaggactgcggtgttaaacccccctaaagaccaggccatttttctttaaattggccactgcagctttaaggccaagctgcagggccactcgacacagcacacaagtgatcccccccccttttctccccaccaacagagctctctgttggtggggtctgatcccccctcaccatgtttgtttgtttatttgtttgtttgtatgtttttttaaataaaaatacgtgttttttttaaactattgtaacctccccccgccagccaatccccgtgatcagctgtcataggattcagcctatgacagccgatcacctctgtgcctcaggaggggacagccgtgtcacacagctgtccccagtacagcgctgctgcagatcacatCGCTGTAcgtgtaattagacggcgattatgccgtctaacagtctcccgcaaGGCaattgccgcttggagactgaaggatccgctccacccaccaagcaggagaagcgcgcgcaccctgcgcacgatctcctgcaaaacagagccccaggactttatgccaatcggcgttagggagtcctggggctgccaccgcggccacgcccaccggtgtgacgcggtcggctagtagttaatATTTTCAGTAATTATGTAGCATATAAAAAGTTATACATCTTagctaccttgttttttccattgGACATTGTAATATGTTCAGCGAACTTttacctggaattatttttggaAGCCAGTTAAGCTACTTGTATGTTTTAGGGATGTTTCGGGAAACAAGGGCACCTGGAGGATACACACGCAAataagggaaaacatacaaaacgCACGCAGATAGCATTCGATTTGACCCTGGGACTCCACCGCAGCAGGGCATGGAATCTGTCCACTCTTTTCAGCTCCGTTCAGGTTGCAAGGAAACCAGCCGGCTATTGCACTGCCTGTGCAGCTATTTCTTACTGAATTTTCAACTTTGTTCACTGCTGCCAGTACGTATCACTTCCAGACcccggtaattgaaatctacgccctctttgggacctgttatccatgccagggcatagatttcaataacCATGCCACACACTACTGCTCTCCCATCGCTGCAGTCCACTTGCTCTGCTGTCGGTGTGACAGCAGAGGTCCGTGAGTcgatcaggagctgatttcattggctcctgaccctgtgatcactgtgattggctgtgactGGCTCGTAGTGAGCACAgggtcatttgcacactatttcggCAGTTgttctgagcaactgctgttctataagtgcttttgaaaataaagcaagaagttttgaatcaggattataccatttattggctgacttcaaacatttttttactacctccatgtagtatgagagcttaccttacctacactatctgttcataatatttaaaatctgttgaccTTCATACTATAAGGAGTGGTAAATTGTCCAATCTTTGGCCAATcaatattggatgtgtgtattcacgctaaagcctggtacacactttcaattatgattgaccaatcactggccaattttaccacctccatggagtattcaatatctgttgacccttacacaccatggaggtggtaaaattggtcagtggttggccaatcataatttaaagtgtgtaccaggcttaaagcctTGACCACACAtttaatgtagtatgagagcttacctctgcaatctgttcatagtattaaaaGTCTGTTGGCcaaagtaaaattggtcagtgattggccaatcaaaatttgatgtgtgtattCACCTGAGAAGGGAGGGTTAAGAGCAAATACATATCTACaggatttctttcttttttttcgtttttttttttaataatgattaGAACAAGATATATAACCGGTCTGATTATTCCTCTCCTTGAGAATAGTTAGCAGGTGGTTGGACTTTGCACCTGAAGTCAGAAAAAGTCTTGCTTAATTCACCCAAAAACAGCCTATTCTGAAAACTATCATCTCGTGTCTACTTATTCCTTATAGTTTAGtaatgaggatagaagcattcttTAAGATGTTGATAACATTACTTGAATATATAATCTACTACAATATCTAACCTACAGGTCACCATACTGAAGCACAATTGCTCGGTGATGTTGTCACTTTAATCAACAATATACTTGAGAGTACAACTGAACCACCAACTATCTTCGATACAAGCAGCCAACCAGAAGAGACTTTCACAACATTTATTATTGTGACTGATACTAGCCAAAACCCAGGAGACTCTACAGGTACAGACACAATTCCTACCATCTCCACTGAAGCCAGCAGTCAACCAAATGAGTCCAAAGGTACAACACATACTACCTCCACTGTCAGCACCAGCCAACCTAAGGAGTCCACTGGCACAACGCCTACCACTTCTACTGAGGCCAGCAGCCTATCAAAAGTGACAGAAAGTATGAGGACTGCCACCTCCTCTGAAACAGTATTGACCACTAAACAGAGACTCTCTCCTGGGACAACACAGGAGACATTTGGCCAAAGCACAACATCTTTGAGTATTACAAACAGTTCTTTTGTTTCagtacacaacagcataacaacatCTTTCGATATGGATACTAGTAGAAATCCTGCATCTAGTACATTGCAGTCAATGCTTGCCGTCAACACAAATGTTTCTTCTACTATATCACCCACATCTGACCTAAGACCGATCGCTTCCTCAAATAATAATGTTACTACTCAACCACAATCATCCAGCCAGCCAGCTGTAACAAGTACTAAGCTCTTCTCAAACAGTAATCCAGCTACACCTCCACCAGCACTGACTCACGGTGATGCAATAACTTTTCCTAATAGCAACAGTACACAACCAACGTCAACAGTAATCCAGCAAGGTTCAGTCAACAGTTCAACTTCATCTTCTGGTATGCCTGTGTCAACATTAAGTAACACAATGACCTCTTCCGGTCAGTCTGGCACAGAACAAGCACTGAGCACTACCGCAACAGCATCAACAAATATCTCAGTTACATACCTTAGTACTCCAGCAGTGACTGTTTCTACTAATAGCCCAGGAATGCAAGCCACTTCAACCAGTTTCCATACAATGTCCATCAACAGCACAGACAATAGTCTTGTTTCCAACAGCAAACCAGTCATAGATAATTCAGAGATGGTTCCAAGTACATTAAATTCAGTTACTGTCACTGCCAGGCCAGAAGTTAGTGCTTATACAGCTACCATAGACACATCTTCCAGTCCACTCACTGTAGACCCCAGTAGCACCTCTGCTTTGTCTAATGAAACCAACACAAACCTACTTTTAACTACTGCCAGCACAAGTCCTTCCGATGCTGTTACTAAAGACCCACCAGCTACAACAGATGATAAAGGGTCATCTTTACCTTTATCAACATCATCATCACCGCTAAATAACAAGACTACATCTTCTGGCAATGGTACCCTAATCCATGCAGAATCAACTGGCAGCACAACCCCATCTAGCACTCGAAACAGCACATTGACCACTGACCTTAAGGAAACCATTAACAATATAGCTTCCAGTGTTGGCACAGTAATGTATACTAATAATGTCACCAATATCCCATTTGTTTCTGCATCATCAACTGCATCACCTTCACCACAAAGTAGCAAAGTGCCCTCCTTAAGCAGTGATTCAAACTTCCAACCAGCATCAACTAATACTACTGAAACATCAAGAACAAGTTCACCAATACTGCCAAGTAATGCTACCAATGTCCCTTTAACTTTTTCATCAACTACACCACCATCATTACAAACTACAAAACTTACCACTTCCAATAGTCACACCAGCTTTCAACCAGCATCAATTAATAGCACTGGAATGTCTACCCCTACTGTTACTAGAACCCCATCAGAAAGTATGAACAGCACAATATCTAGTTCTTTGGGACCAAGGTCATCTGTTAGCACTACAATGACCTCTGTAAGTAATTCTTCCAGTACACAAGCGGCTACAGTAAGCAGCACCACAACATCATCCACTAATGGTAGCGATCTCTCCTCAACCACTTTGGGTAGTATGCTTGTATCATCATCTGCAACAACACCCCATAACATGTCTACCTCCTCCAGTAATGGTACAAGTCTCCAGCCAACATCAACCAGCAGTCCAGTAGTGTCTTCCAGCAGCAGTTCCAAAAGTCCAGCAGATGCCACCAATAATACGGCTTCACCTTCAACCACCAGTCTAACAACACAATTCAGCAATGTGTCTTCTACCACAACCGTGATTTCACCCAGTCCTCCCTCAAGCACTCAAAATGTGTCCAGCAACCCTACAAAATCATCTTCTGTAACGGAACACATCTCGTCAGCTACCAGCAATACCACCGATGAACAGAATTCAGGTAATCCAAGCTATCAATAGGCAAGATGAATGAGATGGATAAAAGTAATTAACAACTGTACAAATAACTCTTACATTTTCTTACAGCTACCACTGTTTCTGCACCGCTAGGCTTATTGGCTC
Coding sequences within it:
- the LOC137527317 gene encoding mucin-2-like, whose translation is MNSGLPLTMKNSGLHIAAWLGLLFLIAGHHTEAQLLGDVVTLINNILESTTEPPTIFDTSSQPEETFTTFIIVTDTSQNPGDSTGTDTIPTISTEASSQPNESKGTTHTTSTVSTSQPKESTGTTPTTSTEASSLSKVTESMRTATSSETVLTTKQRLSPGTTQETFGQSTTSLSITNSSFVSVHNSITTSFDMDTSRNPASSTLQSMLAVNTNVSSTISPTSDLRPIASSNNNVTTQPQSSSQPAVTSTKLFSNSNPATPPPALTHGDAITFPNSNSTQPTSTVIQQGSVNSSTSSSGMPVSTLSNTMTSSGQSGTEQALSTTATASTNISVTYLSTPAVTVSTNSPGMQATSTSFHTMSINSTDNSLVSNSKPVIDNSEMVPSTLNSVTVTARPEVSAYTATIDTSSSPLTVDPSSTSALSNETNTNLLLTTASTSPSDAVTKDPPATTDDKGSSLPLSTSSSPLNNKTTSSGNGTLIHAESTGSTTPSSTRNSTLTTDLKETINNIASSVGTVMYTNNVTNIPFVSASSTASPSPQSSKVPSLSSDSNFQPASTNTTETSRTSSPILPSNATNVPLTFSSTTPPSLQTTKLTTSNSHTSFQPASINSTGMSTPTVTRTPSESMNSTISSSLGPRSSVSTTMTSVSNSSSTQAATVSSTTTSSTNGSDLSSTTLGSMLVSSSATTPHNMSTSSSNGTSLQPTSTSSPVVSSSSSSKSPADATNNTASPSTTSLTTQFSNVSSTTTVISPSPPSSTQNVSSNPTKSSSVTEHISSATSNTTDEQNSGNPSYQ